tacaacaactttctcaacacaaacttggttgcacaagggtgagtctaaacataaatcattgcaagaagtagaagcatctttTTAGGCacgttaaagatagaacttttctttttaggtgcctccgtGGGGGTAGAACCGATGgattcaagattagcaactttatttgttagctcatcacaatatttgcacataaTTTCCATTTTagtaagcaaacttttataagcatcttatgagctagctaactttttctttaatttttcatttttctttacaagttgctcatcattgattgtgcaattatttgtatttgcactagtctcaagttgctcaattttagtacatAGCTCCATactaagattggcaaaagtttcatattgttcaactaaagtagcataagcttgttctgagctatctagtttttcttttaatttttcaagcttcttttgttgactagtgcaaactttagcaaagttaagattttcttgcacaatttcatcataagaaggtagctcatcatcgctatcactattattgtcactgtcgctagggatagactttttgttacctcgtgccattaggcacacacgtgaagtgcttgatgaggagtgcttgtgccctcgcctcttgtgatggtcttcttcttcacttgaagaagtatcccatgaccttattaatgtgagggctttgtccttgcatgccttcttatttgtcttaggtgtgggcttgtttggataaactttcacaaagtgccTCAACTCACCGCATCTATAGCATCAtttttttctttgctcatttctttgattggtgaagatgaaatctttaatttggatgggcacacccttgatattgatcctttagatcatcttctccaccttgttgataagtttgattgatttttcatcaaggtcagaggtggaggaggaagattgatcatcatcacttgactcttcatcatcatcatcgtcatcatcttcttcttcatcatcacttgaggagcttgagcttgagtttgtctcaacttgattgtccttcatcttctttttctcactacatgtgagagctttgcctttcctTGATGAAGAGACTTCTTGTTGACCCATTttgtgtgacatttcaaatgccacaatcttgccaatgactatgactGGGGTCATTGttctcaagtcctccatattgtgaaggatggtcatgatgcttgtatatttcttttgtggtagcacagagatgatcttcctcgcgatgtccgcatcatctagctttgttaatcctactaaatggagctcattgataattagattcaaacgagaatacatatcacgaacaagcccatcatcattcatttcaaaggaatcataattttgtttagctagacaatgtttttgctcacggacattagttgtgccgtcatagagctcttggagttttaaccaaatttcatgtgccgtatttaaagtgaacacttggttaaacacatccatgctaaaagattcaaacaagcaatttttagctctagcattgaaatgaatttatttttcttcactcttcatgggtttatcaggattcttaatgggtttcatcccatcatgagttactctccaaacacccaaatctaccacctcaaggtgataagccattctagctttatagtaagggaagttagtaccatcaaagtgcggaggcctagaggtatccatctcaaccactctaaatagcatcggctcaatggcggtgaagccaaaggtccaaattgagccaactggctctgataccacttgtaggggaccgtgacacctaagaggggggtgaattaggcaacttaaaagtctaactctaaGCTATGGCcactttttctacccttagcaaaacctatgcaaaagataaactatctaaatgtgcaactacggttttgctagtgtgttgctatctctaacacaaaaggagttatgcaaacaatgtaaatgtggaagctaaagagtaagacagagatatacaaactcccatcgatgactccggtatttttaccagggtatcgagaagcgcgtaagcttccccctagacctcgttggagcccctcgcaaggaatccctcgcaagggccaagcttctggttgggtaactccgtggatagccctaggTCTTCTCCACACGTAAGTGGGTCTCtagtgtgcctttcggcaagtctctcctagaccgctcctcgccatcttcactatcaagcttctagccgaaccgctgcgggccttgttcccttcggtacacggtggcagccacaccacaaacgcggttggtgtgacctcgcaagactacaagcccctccgatgtacaacagtggtgcgcgcaagcaccgagtggtaagaggtatacaaacctcactaaacactaggcctaaacatagagcaagcgcataagcggtggtctaatcaacctaagaacTTTGTAAAGCACCTAtgttaatcacctaatgaatcactaagcacaatgcaagtggagatcactaaaatagtgtatcaacacccttggtatgtttcctcagctgcacacttctcaaatggccagttcgagggttctatttataagccccactgagaaagtagccgttgagaacgaaatcctgcttttctgctactgaccgaacgctgctttcgtcctgaccagacgtgttcggtcgttCCGACCGCTAGAGCCGTgatcaactaatcggacgctgatgGCGTCCGGTTGCAATttcgctgctctggaacctctctatactcgatcagaTGCTGTAGTTTCTGTGTCCTGTCGATTagccgccagcgttcggtcaatgctgaatgtgatgccgggatgatgaacagtgccatcggtgcattCGGTCACTTTACTGTTCTGCGTTCGGTCGCTGTTGCTAacgcctgctattgccgagcctccTGATTTGTGCGTCTGGTTGTtatgccaccagcgtccggtgctgcgtccggtcacttctgtgagctcatttctttgcgctcttgcgttcggcttggttcctatcttcgtgcttggactttgtttgatatcttgggtcttctcttatgcttgtagggtcttgcttaaggtgttgatcatccgatcatcacgtcgccttcatccaagtcacgtcttgcaccctattagactacaaaacaatcacttgtaaatttattagtccaatttgattgtgttggtcatgaAACACCAAAATACATAGTAAATGCgcctatggtccattttccttatagatgCACAAACCTTCTGCGGGCGAGAAAAAGCATTCAATCTTGTGTCAGGCATTCCATCGAGCATGTGCTAGGTTGCACACGCTCTGATCCTTGCTTACACGTACAGATGTACATGCATTGGTTTTTTGCCTGGCCCAAGCACGGCACGACCCGTTGTTATGCCACATCCAGGCACGTAGGGCTGGCATGACACAGTCTAGAAAAATCATCTGAGCCTGACAAAGTCCCGCTATCTAGTCAAATGTATATTTCCCTCGAGTGACGCCACAGCGGAAGCGGTCTTGGTCGTAATGGGAGCGAGAGTACTAAACCTCGCCTCAAAAATCTGCTTATATGGCTTAGTTCCACACGTGAAACGGGTCTACATACACGTGTAGCATCTCTGTTACACTTTTATCCTCAGttcgtgtaaaagggttaacccggAGGTAATACGTTTGAAATAATAAGGTTATAAacagggttcaaaatttcggcgaaatttcgcgaaattcggtaatttcggtggtgtctaaaagaaaaatctgaaattttgtaatacactaatacatatgttatataactttagactcatttttttattgtttatattgcatatttttgtattcaatagatgtgtagtcataaatcatactaatatttgtttagatttaaatgtttttttttagaaaaagcatacttcatgtgctagtctttaaaaaaaatttgccgaaatttcggccgaatttcacgaaattcggaagtttcggtggtggccgaaatttttgcaataccAAAATTGAAAACCCTGGTTACAAGCTGGCCCTCACCTTCTAAACttccaaggtggtactaaacccaccaactACAATTCCTTATGTGCCACTTGAGTCAAGTTTACAATTATTATAGGCATGTGACGGGCTAGGGTGTTACACATCTATTAGAACAGCGAACATACACCAGCTCTCGCCGTCCTCTACACTCGCCGGCTGGCCTCCCGCCTCTCGCGTGCGGGGCTGAGCATTGGATCCAAGGCCCGAGCTTTGTCAGCGCGCGACTGGTGGTGCTGGGACACCAAGACGACATCAAGCGGAGGTGACGATGATGACAACGTCAGACAAAGTGATGTAATGTCTTCGATCAGTTGCCTCCCGCGAGCCGAGCTGCGAGTGCTTCCAAGCCTGATGAGCCGGTGCGtcggaaaaaaaaaaacaacagcaGAGGAGCTGCGCTGCCTAGCGGTGTGATGAGTTTGTGGGACGCATGGCTTCCATCCTTTCGGTGGTATTGGACGCATCGAATTTTGTTCCCTTTTGACTGACTTGAGGGGCGCCACTACGTTATACGAATAAtgccacacacaaaaaaaaaaagagaagaaaagtgTGGTATTCGGAGCTACAAATGCACTGGCATGCGCTCACCTTGTCCCAGCCCTCAGCAGCAGCATCCTCAAgattttgtttcttgcagctaaGCTATAGGTTGAGGGTAGCTACTAGATACATCTATCTGCTCACCCATTTCGTCACTGATCTGGGGCGAGGGAAATGGAACAACAAGTGCTATCCTTCCAGAGAGGACATCATGGATCTCGGAATAATGCCtctagggaggaggaggagacgcgtGAACGTTTATCATCACTGATCCGCCAAAAGGGCCTCACCGGCGGCAGAGATGCTGATTGCTACAGCTGGGTGCTTCTTGCTGAGTCGTCCAGAGACAGATTTGTAAGAATATATATATCTAgtaacatatatacatacataacTCGATCCATTCATCGATTAAATTGCATTGGTTAACACCTCACAAAAAAAATGGATTGGttgtttcgcaaaaaaaaaaaaaggatttgTTAACAACTGACAGAGTTGATTGTAGATCATCCTTGAAGGGATCCACGAGAGCTGCTGCCTTGCTGCGCGCAACGATGATTTCCAGCTGGTTGCGGTTGGAAGCGCAGCCGCCTCAGAGGACGATGGTTGCGCGGTTTATTGGCCCGAGGCAACAGACCTAGCATGCGTGCTTCACAAAATCATGAGGAAGAAAAGAAACGCAGCAAATGAATCAGAGATCCTCCAAGAATCTGCCATCCGCGGCCTTCTCATCTACCATCTAGTTGGGTGTGAGGCCCAGTTCAGAAGAGCTGAGGACGAGTTCTGGGTGTATATTCCACGATCCTCCGTTGCCTCATCACTTCGTAGTTTGGAGCTGGAGATGCAGATGCTTTCGCGAGTTCTCAAGCCACCGAGTGTACTTGCCGCCGCCTCGCCGTTGCTGTTTGCCCGAGGTCATCTCGACAACACTGCCTCCTCTTCCAATGCTCCTTTGGTACATACGGTAAGTCACCAAGCGTAAAGCACATTTTCAGTACGATTTGACATTTTGTGAGCAATTTTATGTTTTTATCTTTTTCCTAGCAGGTTCCATGATGACTACATGGAAACTTTATTGGGATCCATTATTTAGAATTTTTAgaaattatctttttagcatgaTATTTATTATCATGGTATATTAGTTTAATATAGCTTAAAGTAGATTGTCAGTGGCATTGCCATATGTTTTGTTAATGGACCATTTTCCACACTTGATAAGCTATCATAATAAATATTTATTCTAAGATATCGATGTTTACTTGGTTCACATTGTGAAACACTTCATTATGTTTACTTTTAACTTAATAGTGCTAGAAGTGTGtaatttaaaaatatatataatgtACTTTTTGGGTATTGAATTAGTATTTGTAATAGCTTATATTAGTATTTACATGTGGATTGGAGAGataattttgtttattttttgtAATGGGTGATGTGGATAATTTAGATAGAAATGAAAAGATGTTACTACTACATAATGGTACATATGGGTAATTTGAATAATGCAAATATAGCAATAATTtacattatctttcataatagcaTACATATGTGATTTAGATATAAATTGAGGGGGTTATTTTCAAATTATCTTTTACAATGGTAGAAGTGGCCAATTTTGGTGTAAATTTAGGGGTTACTTTGAATTATCTAAAGTGCGTAATTTAGATAAAAATTTAgagggttattttaaattatctttcacgATGACAGAGATGGCCAATTTTGGTGcaaatttagggggttattttatgtatttttcataacgacagtggtgggtaatttttttATACATGCGAATATATTCATTGACTATTATTGGAGATGATGTTAGAGTCTACCAAATCAAAGGACATATGTTTCTAACTATTGTGAGAATTTTTAGGATTTATCTTCTTTATAGCGTGTCTGGTGAGAATAACGTGGAGGCTCCAATGAATTTCTTGGATTTATCTTTTTTATAACACGTCAGGTGAGAATTAATGGAATTAATTTGGAGCCTCCATTGAATATTTATTACATGTGGATTTGAGAGATAATTTTGCTTATTTTTTTGGAATGTATGCGGATAATTtatatataaatgaaaaaggTGTTACTTTATATTATCTTTCATGGCACACAGGGTAATTTGAATAATGCAAACTTATTAGCaatagtttacattatctttcataatagcaTCTGTAGGCGATTTAGATATCAATTGAGGGggttgtttttaaattatattttaGAATGGTAAAGGTGGGTAATTTGGATGCAATTTAGGAGTTAATTTGAATTATCTATCATACTGACAAAAGTGGGTAATTTAGATAAAAATTTAGGTATTATTTCGAATTATCATTCATAAATGGCGAATGTGGGTAATTTTGATGCAAATTTAGAGGGTTAATGGCAGCAGtgggcaatttttttttatataagcgaacagatccaatggctattattAGAGATGAAGGTTAGAGTGTACCAAATTATATGACAGATGTTTCAAATTATTGTGAGAATTTGTAGAATTTATCTTTTTTTATATTATGTCTGGTGAGAATTAACGTAGAGGCTCTAACgaatttctaggatttatcttttCTGTAGAATGTCCAGTGAGAATTAACGTGGAGCCTCCGTTAGAATCCCCAGTTAGTAATAGTAAGAGAAGATAACATGTGATCAATGCAGGCCCTCATCTCATTAGGAATTGACAACTCCACTTCCGAAGCAGCCAGTTATCTGCCTCCCGAATTGCCTATGATCATGACTACTGCCGTCGATACATA
The sequence above is drawn from the Miscanthus floridulus cultivar M001 chromosome 15, ASM1932011v1, whole genome shotgun sequence genome and encodes:
- the LOC136509187 gene encoding uncharacterized protein isoform X2 produces the protein MEQQVLSFQRGHHGSRNNASREEEETRERLSSLIRQKGLTGGRDADCYSWVLLAESSRDRFIILEGIHESCCLAARNDDFQLVAVGSAAASEDDGCAVYWPEATDLACVLHKIMRKKRNAANESEILQESAIRGLLIYHLVGCEAQFRRAEDEFWVYIPRSSVASSLRSLELEMQMLSRVLKPPSVLAAASPLLFARGHLDNTASSSNAPLVHTVP
- the LOC136509187 gene encoding uncharacterized protein isoform X1, with the protein product MEQQVLSFQRGHHGSRNNASREEEETRERLSSLIRQKGLTGGRDADCYSWVLLAESSRDRFIILEGIHESCCLAARNDDFQLVAVGSAAASEDDGCAVYWPEATDLACVLHKIMRKKRNAANESEILQESAIRGLLIYHLVGCEAQFRRAEDEFWVYIPRSSVASSLRSLELEMQMLSRVLKPPSVLAAASPLLFARGHLDNTASSSNAPLVHTDLSSL